The proteins below are encoded in one region of Telopea speciosissima isolate NSW1024214 ecotype Mountain lineage chromosome 10, Tspe_v1, whole genome shotgun sequence:
- the LOC122643531 gene encoding uncharacterized mitochondrial protein AtMg00810-like, translated as MGTDSVFVLLYVDDIVITSSNDELISFFKDMLHQQFHIKDLGPKKYFLGIEVARSSLGLSLCQRKYVLEILEDSGLSGARPSNMPMEQNLKLTDTGGSLLSDPSSHRRLVGQLIYLTVTRPDIAYTVNILSQFMHQPRQPHLDVAHRLLRYLKATVGLGLYYSTTSSLELRAYCDSDWARCLMTRLSTIGYCIFIGNCSISWKTKKQHTISRSSAKAEYRAMAVTTCEITWLSYLFQDIGLSIPKPVLLFCNNQAVLHIATNPIFYGCTKHIKIDCHLVREKIHKGLIHPSKILTVSQVADLFTKSLGHDQYHFLISKLDVRNLNAPT; from the coding sequence ATGGGCACTGATTCTGTGTTTGTGCTactctatgttgatgatattgtcatcACGAGTTCCAATGATGAATTAATCTCATTTTTCAAAGATATGCTTCATCAACAATTCCATATAAAAGATCTTGGTCCTAAAAAATACTTCCTTGGGATCGAGGTTGCGCGTTCTTCTCTTGGTCTTTCCCTATGTCAGCGGAAATATGTCTTAGAAATCCTGGAGGATTCTGGTTTGAGTGGTGCCCGCCCCTCTAATATGCCCATGGAACAGAATCTGAAGTTGACTGACACTGGTGGTTCTTTATTATCGGACCCATCCTCACATAGACGATTGGTTGGTCAATTAATCTACTTAACTGTGACACGGCCCGACATTGCTTACACAGTTAACATcttgagccaatttatgcaccAGCCCCGTCAGCCACACCTTGATGTCGCTCATCGCCTTCTCCGATATCTCAAGGCTACTGTCGGACTGGGACTCTACTATTCTACCACCTCATCACTTGAGTTACGCGCTTATTGTGACTCTGACTGGGCCAGATGTCTGATGACTAGGCTTTCTACCATAGGTTACTGCATTTTTATTGGAAATTGCTCCATATCTTGGAAGACAAAGAAACAACACACAATTTCGCGGTCATCTGCCAAAGCAGAATATCGGGCGATGGCTGTCACCACCTGTGAAATTACATGGTTGTCATACTTATTTCAAGATATCGGTCTCTCCATTCCCAAGCCAGTTCTATTATTCTGCAACAACCAAGCGGTGCTCCACATTGCCACTAATCCCATCTTCTATGGATGCACGAAACATATCAAAATTGATTGTCACCTTGTGCGTGAGAAGATACATAAAGGTCTGATCCATCCCAGCAAAATTCTCACAGTTTCACAGGTTGCAGACTTATTTACCAAGTCACTGGGCCATGATCAGTACCACTTCTTGATATCCAAGTTGGACGTTCGCAATCTTAACGCTCctacttga